CACCCTGTTTACATGCCTGGGCTGCAGCAGCCAGATGACGGGAAATATCCGAAGATGTTTCGGATGGATCTGTAAGCCGCGCCCGGTACTGATTCACCAGACGCTCAGCGGTATCAGCCAACAGCTCTGAACGCAATTGGTCTTTACTGTCGGTCACGCCGTTGTCAGCGCCAAAGAGTATCAGTTTGTCTGCTTTGACGGCGATAGCTGTCTGGGTAGCGACATCTTCCACAGCCAGATTGAAAATTTCGCCGGTAGGTGAGTAGCCTAGGTGTGATAACAACACGATATGGTTGTTTTGCAGCTGGTAACGGATAGCTTCTTGATCGATACGGCGAACTTCACCGGTGTTACACAGATCCACACCTTCATAAATACCAGCAGGTTTTGCTGTGACGAAGTTACCGCCGCAGACTCGCATCTGTGCGCCGTGCATGGGAGAGTTTGCCACCCCCATGGACAACTTCGCTTCAATTTCAGCTCGTAAATAACCAACTGCTTCAATAACGCATTTTAGTACCGCAGCATCAGTAATACGCAGATCATGATGAATGCGGGTGTCTATTTGCTGTTCTTGTAAGCGTTGCTGTAATTGTGGTCGGGATCCGTGAACCAGAATCAGTTTAACTCCCAGGCTGTTAAGCAGGGCGATGTCGTGAACAATGTTCGCGAAGTTGTCATCCGCCAAAGCGTCGCCCGGCAACATCAATACAAAGGTTTTACCCCGATGTGCATTGATGTATGGGGAACTGTGGCGGAACCAGTTCAGATATTGGGTCAGGTCGTCGATCACAATGATAAATCAGTCAGTTAGCAGGTTATGTGTGTAAGGCTAAGTGTTCTGTGGATAAAAGCAAGATTCAGAGGCAATACTTGCCAATTAACTGCCGCAAAATGTCCACTGTTGGCCGAATTTGATCCATTGCCAGGTATTCATCCGGTTGGTGAGCCTGATCAATTGAGCCTGGTCCCATGATGATAGTATCCATGCCCAGCGACTGTAAAAACGGCGCTTCAGTGCCAAAAGCGACTGTTGTAGCAGAGTGGCCTGTTAGTTGTTCAGCACAGCGTACCAGTTCAGATTGTTTGTCGTTCTGAAAGGGTAATATTTCAGGAAACAGGCGATGGTTATTGATGCTGACACCAAAGCGTTCAGCGACCGGCTGCAGGCGCAGATCAATTGCCTCGCGAAGATTGTCTATATTCATGCCCGGAAGTGGCCGCAGATCGTATTCAAGATCACAGCTACCGCAAATACGGTTTGGATTATCACCACCATGTATACAG
The DNA window shown above is from Aliamphritea ceti and carries:
- the argA gene encoding amino-acid N-acetyltransferase, with the protein product MDDLTQYLNWFRHSSPYINAHRGKTFVLMLPGDALADDNFANIVHDIALLNSLGVKLILVHGSRPQLQQRLQEQQIDTRIHHDLRITDAAVLKCVIEAVGYLRAEIEAKLSMGVANSPMHGAQMRVCGGNFVTAKPAGIYEGVDLCNTGEVRRIDQEAIRYQLQNNHIVLLSHLGYSPTGEIFNLAVEDVATQTAIAVKADKLILFGADNGVTDSKDQLRSELLADTAERLVNQYRARLTDPSETSSDISRHLAAAAQACKQGVSRGHLISYKEDGALITELFSRNGTGTMVIEESYEQVRPANIEDVGGILELIQPMEEAGVLVRRSRERLEAEIDRFTVIDLDGAIIGCAALYPFSEEQTGELACVAIAADYRGGNRGEKLLEGVEQAARAQKLERLFVLTTRTAHWFLERGFVQMNIQDLPGEKQALYNFQRNSKVFAKQLV